The Acidobacteriota bacterium genome includes a window with the following:
- a CDS encoding efflux RND transporter permease subunit encodes MKIIDFSIKRPVTVSMIAVAVIIFGMVSAYRLPINLFPAISYPALSIETKYNGAAPLEVENLITKYMNS; translated from the coding sequence ATGAAAATCATTGATTTCTCGATCAAAAGGCCTGTTACCGTCAGCATGATTGCTGTGGCGGTGATCATCTTCGGGATGGTCTCCGCCTACAGGCTGCCGATCAATCTCTTCCCGGCGATCTCCTACCCGGCACTCAGCATAGAAACGAAATACAATGGGGCTGCTCCTCTCGAGGTTGAAAATCTCATCACTAAGTACATGAATTCATAA